Proteins encoded in a region of the Capra hircus breed San Clemente chromosome 3, ASM170441v1, whole genome shotgun sequence genome:
- the CASQ1 gene encoding calsequestrin-1, whose translation MSTADRMGARAVPGLRLALLFLLVLGTPKSGVQGEEGLDFPEYDGVDRVVNVNAKNYKNVFKKYEVLALLYHEPPEDDKASQRQFEMEELILELAAQVLEDKGVGFGMVDSEKDAAVAKKLGLTEEDSIYVFKGDEVIEYDGEFSADTLVEFLLDVLEDPVELIEGDRELQAFENIEDDNKLIGYFKNKDSEHYKAYEDAAEEFHPYIPFFATFDSKVAKKLTLKLNEIDFYEAFMEEPVTIPDKPNSEEEIVNFVEAHKRSTLRKLKPESMYETWEDDLDGIHIVAFAEEADPDGYEFLEILKSVAQDNTDNPDLSIIWIDPDDFPLLVPYWEKTFNIDLSAPQIGVVNVTDADSVWMEMDDEEDLPSAEELEDWLEDVLEGEINTEDDDEDDDDD comes from the exons ATGAGCACTGCAGACAGGATGGGGGCCAGAGCTGTGCCCGGCCTGCGGCTGGCACTGCTGTTCCTGCTGGTGCTGGGGACACCCAAGTCAGGGGTGCAGGGGGAGGAAGGGCTCGACTTCCCTGAGTATGATGGCGTGGACCGTGTGGTCAATGTCAACGCAAAGAACTACAAGAACGTGTTCAAGAAGTACGAGGTGCTGGCGCTGCTCTACCACGAACCCCCTGAGGACGACAAGGCCTCACAAAGACAGTTTGAGATGGAGGAGCTGATCCTGGAG TTAGCAGCCCAAGTGCTAGAAGACAAGGGTGTTGGCTTCGGGATGGTGGACTCTGAGAAGGACGCGGCTGTAGCCAAGAAGCTAG gaCTGACTGAAGAAGACAGCATTTATGTTTTCAAGGGGGATGAAGTCATTGAGTACGATGGCGAGTTTTCTGCTGACACCCTGGTGGAGTTTCTGCTTGAT GTCCTTGAGGACCCTGTGGAATTGATTGAGGGTGACCGAGAGCTGCAGGCATTTGAGAATATTGAAGATGATAACAAACTCATTGGCTACTTCAAGAACAAAGACTCAGAGC ATTACAAAGCCTACGAGGACGCCGCGGAGGAGTTCCACCCCTACATCCCCTTCTTCGCCACCTTTGACAGCAAG GTGGCAAAGAAGCTGACCCTAAAGCTGAATGAAATTGATTTCTACGAGGCCTTCATGGAGGAGCCTGTGACCATCCCAGACAAGCCCAACAGCGAAGAGGAGATCGTCAACTTTGTGGAGGCACACAAAAG ATCAAccctgaggaagctgaagcctgAGAGTATGTATGAGACTTGG GAGGACGATCTGGATGGAATCCATATTGTGGCCTTTGCAGAGGAAGCTGATCCTG ATGGCTATGAGTTCTTAGAGATACTCAAGTCCGTGGCCCAAGATAACACAGACAATCCTGATCTGAGCATCATCTGGATCGACCCTGATGACTTCCCCCTG CTGGTTCCATACTGGGAGAAGACATTTAACATCGACTTGTCAGCCCCACAAATAGGAGTCGTCAATGTTACTGAC GCGGACAGCGTATGGATGGAAATGGATGATGAGGAGGACCTGCCCTCTGCCGAGGAGCTGGAGGACTGGCTGGAGGACGTGCTGGAGGGCGAGATCAACACAGAGGACGACGACGAAGACGATGATGACGACTAG
- the PEA15 gene encoding astrocytic phosphoprotein PEA-15: MAEYGTLLQDLTNNITLEDLEQLKSACKEDIPSEKSEEITTGSAWFSFLESHNKLDKDNLSYIEHIFEISRRPDLLTMVVDYRTRVLKISEEDELDTKLTRIPSAKKYKDIIRQPSEEEIIKLAPPPKKA, encoded by the exons ATGGCCGAGTACGGGAccctcctccaggacctgaccaaCAACATTACCCTTGAAGATCTGGAGCAGCTCAAGTCAGCCTGCAAGGAGGACATCCCCAGTGAGAAGAGTGAGGAGATCACTACTGGCAGTGCCTGGTTTAGCTTCCTGGAGAGCCACAACAAGCTGGacaaag ACAACCTCTCTTATATCGAGCACATCTTTGAGATCTCCCGCCGTCCTGACCTCCTCACTATGGTGGTTGACTACAGAACCCGTGTTCTGAAGATCTCTGAGGAAGATGAGCTGGACACCAAGCTAACCCGTATCCCCAGTGCCAAGAAGTACAAAG ACATTATCCGGCAGCCCTCTGAGGAAGAGATCATCAAATTGGCTCCTCCACCGAAGAAAGCCTGA